The Glycine max cultivar Williams 82 chromosome 3, Glycine_max_v4.0, whole genome shotgun sequence sequence TCCATCATTAAGCGAGTCAGAGAACTTGCAGATATCGTTCCTGGGTGTGTGTGGCTCTTCCATTTTCATCACCATCTTCATCCCTTGTCTCTTCAGCAATTGTTGGGGGCGGAGACGAGAAGTCTAAGTACATTCCCTGAATAGCATGCTCATCATATGACTCATCAGAGAGATCTTGCGAGGCAAGTTGGTGGTACTCCACAAGCTGATGAAGGCATTGATTTTCTCTGACCAGATTCGCGTTTTCATTGGCCAGTCTGGATTTCTCGGCAAGAAGTGCTTCCAGCTGAAGCCTCACCTGCAGCCACCAAATCCCCCACAAAGATTAGTTTGttctatgtatatatattttctatcgAGGAGTTACTGGTGTCACACTCTCTAACACATTCTTTAATATtggttaaatttattgaaaactacaaaattacTAGTGAAgttcattaaataagaagtgagAACCATTAATTCAATAAATTCCAACCAAATAAAGTGTGTTTCAGAATGTGTTGCCTAATTCATCATAGCAATGGCTATATATGATAACTCCCTTTACCAGATCCTCTTCTTCAGGTCTAACTCCTTTTGCAAATCCATCACGCAGTCTCCTGTTCTCCTCTTCAAGCAAACTACACCTTTCTTGCATAAAACATAGATCTGATTTAATGGACTTCAATTCTCTTGCAAGTGAACCCGCTTTCGTCGCCATTGAAACCGCAAGCTGGAATATGCAAATAAACAACAATTAGCATGAAACTTCATCAAACCAACTCACTAATAGTTAGTAGCACAAAGAAAACCAACATTTTTTGCTCTCTTGATGTTCTTATCCATCAAttttttcccattctcctcCTTTTGTGAGTCAACGGCATCCTCTTCAGAGACATCATTAGGgtcaaattttcttttcattccttgcTTTGACTCCTCCTCCTCTTTCTGTTTCTCTCTCGAATCCTCTTTGTTTTCTACCTTGTcatttttgctgtgaaatatGTCAGTTAATGTGGGTGGATTCGCCAATTCTCTAGCACCCTGCGAAAAACGCAAATAGCTAGAAATTTAATAACAAGGGTCTTCATTTAATTGTAGTAATCTTTATTTAAAACCTACAGTAACGACAAATCATCAATTTACACATCTATTCAATTCAAAATGCAATTTCACTGCTCTCTAGTCCAATCAACATTAAGTTAGTTTGATTGAAATTAGACTCAAATCTTTTTGAGTAACATCTGATATTTAAGACTGACCAATAAATATTAGTCGTTGAAAAAATCAAAGGATATTTAGCACATATAACATGGTAATTAAAAGAAACTCTCTTTGTCCAAATTAAAAGTTGTAGACATACCTGTAGGGCATTGTCCAAATTATTGGACAACAGAGAGAGAGTGTGGGCAACTGAGTCAAACCCTCTCATCAGCAACATCGAATCTTCCTTCAACCGGTTGTTGCCTTCTACattctataaatataaaaaagaaataaaataaattccacTAAGTAATTAATCTAAATCTTGGGGAATTAATCCAATTccaatcaaaatgaaaaaaaaaaattgatggtacaagataatttttttattaacaaatgttaatagttagtttttgttaatagGGATCGAACCGAAgaccttttctctttctttttttttcttaaccacTCACTCAATAAATCTTATATCTCCAATTGTACAAGAAAGTAGTGGAGGACACTAACCGTAGGAGAGTGAGTTGAGGTTTCGGATTGACGAGCATCAAGGAGCGTGTCGATCCTGCTCCTGAGAGTGCTCCAGAAACGTTTATCAGAGGAAGGGCTCAGCAGAGGAGAAGAACAAGAACCCATCACGCTCGTGCCCTCCtgtcacccaaaaaaaaaaaaaacttcagaaACGAAACATAGACCATTTGCAAGCAACGTTTAAGGTTAAGAGAGACAAGAAACCTGGCTGTTGTCGAGGTGGAGAGGAGAAACTGGTGTCTCCAACGAGGTTGTCATTCGCAGTGCTTATTGGAAGAGAAGAGATAGAGAGAAAGGTAAGGTAAGGAAGCTTAGCTTAACGGCTAGTTTGAAAAAGTGTTCTTTGAAAAGGGTAATACgaggattttatttaaatagataGATGGGTCTATAGTTAACGTTAACGTTCGGAAATGTATGTTGTTGCTCTCCCCCATCCCACGGTAATTAATGTTTATTAGATTGGATTTAGATTGAAAAGTAATTAATGATTTAAAGTTATAAATGCTCTAAAAAATTAaggttataaatattttttctgttaTCATATTAATCGATGATAGTTGTGTTTGAATCCGATATTTTAGTAAAGAAAATTAAGTCTTATCACCCGAGCCAACCGTTTGtagtattataaatataatttgatctttaattataagtcattttttctttttatgtgtctgaaagataataaataaattaataaatgtaattaatattttttctattaaaactttttaattccctgatatgatatttattattttctcatttataataaatgtataattaataaaaaataaatttaaataagaaaataattttaaaaaataatgattaatattatttgaaatcTTTTATTCACATTGCatcattaagaaaatattttttgttttaaaggtttgaatataatatcaatttcaaattaaatcaaattgatcTTTTGCAAATTAATAGTACTTTTCACGggttaaaatgtaatttaaaacactttaagaatagaaaaaaaaaacataatttataagaattaaaaatattgcaagaataaaaaaaactctaaattATAAGCACTATGTATTTAagtcttttattataattaaaatattcgaCAATTTTGGTCGTCCAAtatagaaaaatcttttactgAGACCTTTCAGAAATGGATTTGGGCTTAATTTTCAGCACAAATGTTTgggtgatgctaggtgcacctagtaTTATTGCTAGTGTACTCAGCATTTTAAGTGAATGGgcgaaaaaaaaacttaaatacatatgactcatacggatcaacttgatccgtataaATCATATGGAtttcatacggatcaacttgatccgtatgattTGTATGAATCAACATAATTCGTATGAGTCAGTTGATCTGtatgtttaaattatacttacggatcaagttcaTCCGTACAAATCATATGAATCAACCATAAGGTAATTttggaattaataaaaaatgttggaTGCACAAGCAATAAAGTTGGTGCACCTAACATCACCCCAGATGTTTCTGGATATTTTGTAGTGTGAGAATAGTTCATCTTTCCTTTTGCTATTCTCACCCCATAGCtttattgtaattttcttttttaaaagaaccTTTTTGTGGAAACTAGGTCCTTCTTTGAGAATTGCTCAACACTGATGACTTTTCTGTACCTATTAAGATAAGATAGGCTTAAATCTTGACATAGATCTTAAGAAATTTTCGTCTATTACTAACTACttattaacttatttattagCTTATGCTTCTAGTGCGAAATTGCTATTCTCATTTCCATTTTTGCTCCTTATCCTataacttttcaaaaaaattagaaaaaaacctCGCCGCCCTTTAGCCATTTTCCTACTTCCCTTTCACCCTTCTCCTTCTCTGCTCACTTTTTTTGCCTTCCTAAATTATGTTTCCACCACAACCCAttcttgtttttccttttttcttcttctgcatcCACACTCTTTCTTTTAGATTCAGTCGAATTATGATTCCATTGTATACAGTAGAATTATACTTTCGTTATATTATAGAGGGTGCAAAAAATATAACAACTTAATACATTTTTGTTGTTACCTtatacaacaaaaacatattttcattgtaAGTTTTGTTTGCACCTCCTACATTGTAAGAGAGATACGATTCCATTGCATACTTTATAtaacaaaatcatgttaaaaggGTTTTTcggaaatatcatttttaaagttGAGGGGGTGTGAATAGTAAAAATGAGAGTTAGAACAACTATCCCCTTTAAAGCCCATTTGttatgaaaaaaaggtaaaaggttGTCTTTTAAATCTTTTCTCTACACCATGAttcaaaaaatttcagaaatataaacataaaatattacagaaaatttcaattgttaaattaaaatttactgctgccataaaaaaaaattactgctTTTGAGTAGCATATAGTTTGATTtcagataaaatatattttaaatctttatactttaaaaaattcttgATTTTAGTATCTCTACTTCATCAAATACTTTGCTCCctgaattttcttaaaaaactaGTGTTCTTAATCCTTCAAAACAGATGCTATGTAAGAAACAATATTAATAACGTTTGTCTTGAaggactaaaatatttatttttaaaagttcgagaccaaaatattaatgtaaaatgcaaaaatcaaaatatttttttttataaagtatacgtaccaaaaatatatttttctcttgattTTATTAAACATGTGATACTAGTGGCATAATTTTGAATTGGGTGGACATTTATAATTCATACATCTCATATGCAATCGTAGGCAGCTCACACATTCAGACCCAGACCCACCGTCACCGTCGCCGTCCACCGACAGTCTGGTGTTCATGCCTTTTGTCCGTTACTgaattatgataataaaataataataaaaaataaccaaaaaatattcagaataaaaaaatccaagtaTTTGACTTTTTCTGTTTTTCGACGTCACTACaatgttaaacaaaaatatagatacataaaaataaaaaattcattcgAATATTTCATCCGGACAGCACAACCACTCTGAAACTACCTGTTGTGCTTGCAGTTTCTGCACCGACACATTGCCAGCTAAATGGCATGCTTCTTCTGTCTCCATTGCTTGTCTGTTTTATGCAtcaacacatacacacacaatcAAAAGCAAAGAGTTTTGGATAACAAATAATCATAGGGCTCAGCTACTTTGATTCCAATCCTAGTCGTTTTCTTATACACgtcatttatatataatttagctataatttcttcttcaaatcaataatttatCTTGACTgtaaaattgagaaaatttcTAAAAGAATGTGTtagctattaaaaaaaaaaaacatcacataaattaaaatgtctGCATGCAATGGGAACTAGTAGGGCTTGTTCGACCAGGAGAGCTAAAGCCTAAAAGGAAACGGACTTGGTGCAGTCTATCAAATTTACGTGTGAATCActaaatcaaaatcattaaataaagattgaattgttcaaattttaatatatattttaagtctgaaattgaaatttgagttCTATTAGTTGTAAACGTATGAATTTAATTGGTTACAGCTAACGAATTGAATCTGAAATAATATACTTTCACTCAAACGTGCACGAAAAATTTATTAGGAGAGGAGGGTTATATTCATAAATTCCAAAAAactacatttttaataaataacgtGCTTGTCTTTCATCGTTCTGTTGAAAAATTGTGGACATGTATCCTGAGGGAAATCCGATTCTCTGGTGCTTAAGGATTAATTTGAGTAAGTGTAAGCCTACAATTAAGTGTAATTACTTGTGATTCTAGTATGTGTGATATTCCTCTAGGAGTGGACCTCTTGTTACAGCTCCAACATATCATTAGCGTCTATTCAATAGTGTTGAGAGTGTCTTTTTattctgttaatttttttttagggaaaaaaatttgatgaaaatttTTGTAACTAAATTTATCTCCTCCTTAGTTCAACCAACccatttttctaaaacatatATGATATACGTGATCTATAGAAAAAACTTAACTAAAAATCAATgtcatcaatttaaaaaaaaaaaaaaaatctcggCAAGTTTCAGTATTACTCCATATTATatatctcgatatattatgatatatattttataacagggttactaaaaaaaatctcatcagTTTAGTCGTTAATTATTGTTAGAGTTTAAGGTGAGGAGTTCTaatcttttctttaatattttgacaatttttttaaatattttcacgTACCACATCATTACAATATGTCACAACACATCAACATCGGTACCATCTGCAGCATTAAAcgtgtaaaattttattatgctCTAATCATTCTACTCCGTATTAATTTTTATGGGAAATCATTCTTCTGTCCTAaattattaaacttaaaaacttaatttgttGAGATAAGT is a genomic window containing:
- the LOC100796695 gene encoding uncharacterized protein, whose protein sequence is MTTSLETPVSPLHLDNSQEGTSVMGSCSSPLLSPSSDKRFWSTLRSRIDTLLDARQSETSTHSPTNVEGNNRLKEDSMLLMRGFDSVAHTLSLLSNNLDNALQGARELANPPTLTDIFHSKNDKVENKEDSREKQKEEEESKQGMKRKFDPNDVSEEDAVDSQKEENGKKLMDKNIKRAKNLAVSMATKAGSLARELKSIKSDLCFMQERCSLLEEENRRLRDGFAKGVRPEEEDLVRLQLEALLAEKSRLANENANLVRENQCLHQLVEYHQLASQDLSDESYDEHAIQGMYLDFSSPPPTIAEETRDEDGDENGRATHTQERYLQVL